Sequence from the Lysobacter solisilvae genome:
AGGGCGCGCCGGAACTTACCGAAATCCAGCGCGAGGCCGAACGCGCCCGGGCCGAGAAGGCCGAACGCGACCGCGCGCTGGCCGCCGAGCAGAAGGCCAAAGTGCGCGCGAACGAACTGCGCGCCCAGGCGCGGCAGATCATCCAGGACAAGAAGGTGCCGCGCGCAGGCGAGAGCGAATACCGCTTTACCGCCGACGGCGCCATCCGCACGGTGCTGGTCAACGACGAGCTGCGCCGGCAACTGTCCTCCGGCGCGCTGGTGATCGCGCGCCTGGGCGACCGCTACGAGCTGCTGCCGCGCGTGGCCGGCGACAAGGTCCGCGAACGCGACGCCAGCATGATCGTGCTCGACCACGGCCAGCAGGACGCCGCGCCCACCGCCGGCACGTCCGAGGACGACGCCTACTACGCGCAGTTCCAGGTGCCCGACGACCTGGTCTGGTAGTCGCGCCCGCTATAGCCCCTTCCCCCGCTTCGCGGGGGGTGAGAGGACGCGCTTGCGGACCACTGGTCCGCGCGTCATCGAACGCC
This genomic interval carries:
- a CDS encoding DUF2058 domain-containing protein, encoding MAKANPLQEQLLKAGLVKKSKVAEVAREQVKARHGKGAPELTEIQREAERARAEKAERDRALAAEQKAKVRANELRAQARQIIQDKKVPRAGESEYRFTADGAIRTVLVNDELRRQLSSGALVIARLGDRYELLPRVAGDKVRERDASMIVLDHGQQDAAPTAGTSEDDAYYAQFQVPDDLVW